Sequence from the Pararhizobium gei genome:
ACCCGCATCTGACAGTGCGGCAGAATCTGGAATTCCCGCTGAAATCGCCGCTCCTCAACACGCCGCCGGACGAGATCAATCGGAAGGTCAACGCGATTGCGGAAACCCTGCAGATATCCCACAAGCTGGACAATAGGGCGACCGCTCTTTCCGGCGGGGAGATGCAACGGGTCTCCATCGGCCGGGCGCTGGTTCGTAATCCGCAGATCTATCTCATGGACGAGCCGTTGAGTTCACTGGATGCCAAGCTCAGGGCCGATCTGCGCATCGAACTTAAGAGCATCCAGGCCAATTCCGGAGCCACCCTGCTCTATGTGACCCATGACCAGATCGAGGCCATGACCATGGCAACCCATGTCGGCGTCCTGCATCAGGGCAGGCTGGTCCAGTTCGGTTCGCCGCGGGACATCTATGAAAACCCGGTCAGCGTCTATGCCGCCGCCCGGCTCGGCCAGCCGCGCATCAACCTCCTGCCGGCAGATATTTTTGCTTCCGCTCCGCGTGGCGCTTCGACCATCGGCCTTCGGCCCGAGCATATTTCGCAAGGGCAGGGCGAGGACAGTTTCGTCCGGCGTGTGGAACATCTGGGCGACCAGACGCGTCTGCATCTGTCCTATAAAAACCACGACCTTGTCACCGTGACGGCAGCCCATACGCGCTTGCGCAACGGCGATATCGTAAAAATCCAACCCAAAAAGCCGCTCTATTTCGATGCAGACGGCATGCGGCTAGCTTAAGGGAGCGACCAATGGCGCAGTTCATCAACAAAAGAGAAGATCTCGTCACGGAGGCGATCGATGGGCTGCTCGCTGCGTCCGGCGGCATGCTTGCCCGCCTGGATGGCTACCCTCATATCCGTGTCGTCATCCGCAACGACTGGGACAAGTCCAGGGTGGCGCTCGTTTCGGGCGGCGGCTCGGGCCACGAGCCGGCCCATGCCGGCTTCGTCGGCGCGGGCATGTTGACGGCCGCCGTTTGCGGCGATGTCTTTGCATCCCCGAGCGTTGATGCGGTGCTGGCCGGCATCCTCGCGGTCACCGGCCCCGCCGGCTGCCTGCTGATCGTCAAGAACTATACCGGAGACCGGCTGAATTTCGGCCTGGCCGCCGAGCGCGCCCGCGCCTTCGGCCTCAGCGTCAGCATGGTCATCGTCGACGACGATATCGCCCTGCCGGATCTGCCGCAGCCGCGCGGGGTGGCCGGTACGCTGTTCGTGCACAAGATTGCCGGTGCGCTGGCAGAGACCGGTGCGGATCTCGAGACCGTCACGACCGCCGCCAAGCGTGTCATCGCTGGCACGAAAAGCATCGGCATGTCTCTCGACACCTGTACCGTGCCCGGCTCGCCAAAGGAAAACCGGATTCCTGCAGGCATGGCCGAACTCGGCCTTGGCATCCATGGCGAGGCGGGAATCGAGCAGGTCGCGTTCACGGACGCAAAAACGGCAATGGCGGCCGTCGCGGCCAAGCTCCGGCCAACCATAAGAGAGGAGCCGCATGTGGCGCTCATCAACAATCTGGGCGGCACGTCGGTTCTGGAAATGTCCGTGCTGACCCATGAGTTGCTGAATTCGGAGATCGGCAAACATATCTCCCATGTCGTCGGCCCGGCGCCGATGATGACCTCACTCGACATGCAGGGCTTCTCGGTCTCCCTCTACCCGGCCGGGAAGGCTGATCTTGATGCTTTGGGAGAGACGGTGACGCTGGCCGCCTGGCCCGGACTCCACGCCGTGAGCCCGGTTGCCGTTACGGCGCTGCCCGACGGCCTGAAACCGATCACGCCGCTGCCGTCCGATCATCAGCCGACGCGTAAATTTTTGATCGACTGCTGCAATGTCCTCATATCCGCCGAACAGGATCTAAACGCGCTGGATGCCAAATCCGGCGATGGCGATACCGGGTCGACCCTTGCAGGCGCGGCGCGGGCGCTGATCAAGGCGATGGACCGCCTGCCCCTGTCCGATCAGACCCAGCTTTACCGCGCCATAGGCCTCGAACTCAGCCAGACCATGGGCGGCTCCTCCGGCGTGCTCCTCGCCATCTTCTTCGCCGCCGCCGGTGACGGTGCCTCCAGCGGCTTGCCCATGCGCGATGCCCTCAAGGCGGGACTTGCCCGCATCCAGGAGATCGGCGGCGCCTCCGTTGGAGACCGCACGATGATCGACGCGCTAAGCCCGGCCTTGGACGCGTTCGAAAACGGCATCAAGGCTGCGGCAATGGCAGCCCGCATTGGGGCTGACTCAACCGCCAAGCTGGTAAAAGCCAAGGCCGGGCGTGCCGTGTACATCAATGCAAAGCAGTTGGAAGGTCACGCCGACCCGGGTGCCGAAGCGGTGGCCCGCTTGTTCGAGCATCTGGCGAGGTAACGCGGTAAGCCTGATCATGCCTTGCTTGTAAAGATGACGGTCATGGCATTACCGGCAGCGGTGAGGTCATTCAAAGACTTTGCCGGCCCAGTATGCTCCCGAGGCGCAACCCGGCGAGGCTTGGAGCTCGGCTCGGTGACGAGGGCCAGGGCTTCGTCTATCTCTCTACTGTCGTGGACTGGATCAATCACCACAGGTGCCGTCTATTTCGCGGATGGAGACGCCGCGCGAGATATGATATGGGAAGAACCGCCTGGAAACGCAGGACTATCAAGACGCAAGGAAGGCCGCTCGCGCCCTGTTCTTCGCCTGCTTTATCGATAAGGCGGCGGCACTGTTCAATAAACGACAAACATAATACTGTGGGAAAGCTCTTCCGGCACCGCCATCCCCTTCCCATTCGGTCCCCAGCATATAGGGTATCTCTAGCATAAGTTGAGGGGCCGGGGTGCTTAGAATTCGGATAGTTTTCAGCATGGTCTGCGCCATGCTGGCAGGATGCGCTTCCGAAAATGGCGATGATCGGTGGACGTCTTTAGTGGAAGGCGTCGAGCGACCGCAGACACAGAGTGTCCGCGGTTACCCGGCCAGCAAAACCATTTCCGGCAAGCGAGACACGATGACGTCCCCAGCCGGATTCGCTCAAATGGGCAGCGGCGACTTTACAGGGCAGTCTGCGGCGTCGATCACCAGCGGCCCTGCATCGGACGGCTCGGAAGGCTATACGATCAATCTTGTCGATGCGCCGGTGGCTTTGGTCGCCAAGAAGATCCTGGGCGACATTATGGGTTACACCTACATGGTTGATCCCAAAGTCTCCGGCAA
This genomic interval carries:
- a CDS encoding dihydroxyacetone kinase subunit DhaK gives rise to the protein MAQFINKREDLVTEAIDGLLAASGGMLARLDGYPHIRVVIRNDWDKSRVALVSGGGSGHEPAHAGFVGAGMLTAAVCGDVFASPSVDAVLAGILAVTGPAGCLLIVKNYTGDRLNFGLAAERARAFGLSVSMVIVDDDIALPDLPQPRGVAGTLFVHKIAGALAETGADLETVTTAAKRVIAGTKSIGMSLDTCTVPGSPKENRIPAGMAELGLGIHGEAGIEQVAFTDAKTAMAAVAAKLRPTIREEPHVALINNLGGTSVLEMSVLTHELLNSEIGKHISHVVGPAPMMTSLDMQGFSVSLYPAGKADLDALGETVTLAAWPGLHAVSPVAVTALPDGLKPITPLPSDHQPTRKFLIDCCNVLISAEQDLNALDAKSGDGDTGSTLAGAARALIKAMDRLPLSDQTQLYRAIGLELSQTMGGSSGVLLAIFFAAAGDGASSGLPMRDALKAGLARIQEIGGASVGDRTMIDALSPALDAFENGIKAAAMAARIGADSTAKLVKAKAGRAVYINAKQLEGHADPGAEAVARLFEHLAR
- a CDS encoding ABC transporter ATP-binding protein; its protein translation is MAEIRLEGVTKTFGSHVALANMSMTVPNGSFVVLLGPTGAGKTTTLRMVSGLDHPDSGEIFIGGQPMHGLTPAQRNVAMVFQQYSLYPHLTVRQNLEFPLKSPLLNTPPDEINRKVNAIAETLQISHKLDNRATALSGGEMQRVSIGRALVRNPQIYLMDEPLSSLDAKLRADLRIELKSIQANSGATLLYVTHDQIEAMTMATHVGVLHQGRLVQFGSPRDIYENPVSVYAAARLGQPRINLLPADIFASAPRGASTIGLRPEHISQGQGEDSFVRRVEHLGDQTRLHLSYKNHDLVTVTAAHTRLRNGDIVKIQPKKPLYFDADGMRLA